In Clostridium sp. DL-VIII, the following proteins share a genomic window:
- a CDS encoding recombinase family protein, whose amino-acid sequence MKKSALYIRVSTQYQIDKDSLPLQREDLINYSKYVLGIDDYEVFEDAGFSGKNTDRPAFQDMMHRIKNHEFSHLIVWKIDRISRNLLDFCTMYDELKEYNCTFISKNEKFDTSSAMGESMLKIILVFAELERKLTSERVSAVMLSRAEKGLWNGASVPLGYKYTKGMKFPVIDDTEAITIKYIYDLYVNNGSTPKVAYQLNQEKVKTKRGGVWTPKTVGDILRNPFYVGTYRYNVKTSGTRRWKEKSEWVVIENNHPGIVPVELFEKVNTMLSDNYKGKRQFQRENTNTHIFSQILVCGKCGSNLTAGLDAPRKDGYRPSRYTCYSSRNDNMNNCNNFISDITLLPFILNYIANFINLQNRITQRHSLRDIEKILLRGKYFADVECIDRKGLEETYLSFSIGFTDSSLNNQLDNSENNTNSELENLKKEKIKYEKALSRLEDLYLFDEQGISKKDYLFKKRDITEHIQKINEDISNVNKKNSNITTDISFLNKAGNFLIHNELSNKKNIDYRELLQTIDISLIKDFVNTVINKIEINDKKVYSITFSNGITHRFLYKVKYLQVIRTKEKFLYRKFEPQIVEYLNENNSITRKDIETITGLSHSSANALLLELLEKQIIEKKGNSVATRYFLRA is encoded by the coding sequence TTGAAAAAATCAGCACTTTACATAAGAGTAAGTACACAATATCAGATTGATAAGGACTCCTTACCTCTCCAGCGTGAAGATCTTATAAATTATTCAAAATATGTACTTGGAATTGATGATTATGAAGTCTTTGAGGATGCTGGCTTTAGTGGAAAAAATACAGATAGACCAGCGTTTCAAGATATGATGCATAGAATTAAAAATCATGAATTTTCTCACTTGATTGTATGGAAGATAGATAGAATATCTAGAAATCTTTTAGACTTCTGCACTATGTACGATGAACTAAAAGAATATAACTGCACATTTATAAGTAAGAATGAAAAATTCGATACTTCTTCAGCAATGGGAGAATCAATGTTGAAAATTATTTTGGTATTTGCAGAATTAGAAAGAAAGCTTACTAGTGAAAGAGTCTCTGCTGTAATGTTAAGTAGAGCTGAAAAAGGTCTCTGGAATGGTGCTAGCGTTCCTCTAGGATATAAATATACTAAAGGCATGAAATTTCCTGTTATAGATGATACTGAAGCCATTACAATAAAATATATTTATGATCTTTATGTCAATAACGGTTCGACTCCAAAAGTTGCTTATCAATTAAATCAAGAAAAGGTTAAAACTAAAAGAGGTGGAGTATGGACTCCAAAGACTGTAGGAGATATTCTTAGAAACCCTTTTTATGTCGGCACATATAGATATAATGTAAAAACTAGTGGCACAAGACGTTGGAAAGAAAAAAGTGAATGGGTTGTTATAGAGAATAATCATCCTGGAATAGTCCCAGTTGAATTATTTGAAAAGGTTAATACAATGCTATCAGATAACTATAAAGGCAAAAGACAATTCCAAAGAGAAAACACTAATACGCATATTTTTTCACAAATTTTAGTATGTGGAAAATGCGGATCTAATTTAACTGCTGGACTTGATGCTCCTCGAAAAGATGGTTATAGGCCATCACGTTATACTTGCTATTCTAGCCGAAATGACAATATGAATAATTGTAATAACTTTATAAGTGATATAACACTCTTACCGTTTATACTTAATTATATTGCAAATTTTATTAATCTGCAAAATAGAATAACACAGAGACATTCCCTTAGAGATATAGAAAAAATCTTGCTTCGCGGAAAATACTTTGCTGATGTAGAATGTATTGACAGAAAAGGCCTAGAAGAAACTTATCTTTCTTTTTCTATAGGCTTTACTGACTCTTCATTAAATAATCAATTAGATAACTCCGAAAATAACACAAATTCTGAATTAGAAAATCTAAAAAAAGAAAAAATTAAATATGAAAAAGCTTTGTCTAGACTTGAAGATTTATATTTATTTGATGAACAAGGTATCTCTAAAAAAGACTATTTATTTAAAAAGCGTGATATAACTGAGCATATACAAAAAATAAATGAGGATATTTCAAATGTTAATAAGAAAAATTCTAATATTACAACAGATATATCATTTTTAAATAAAGCAGGTAATTTCCTTATTCATAATGAACTTTCAAATAAAAAAAATATAGATTATAGAGAACTTTTACAAACAATTGATATTTCTCTTATTAAAGATTTTGTTAATACTGTTATTAATAAAATAGAAATAAACGATAAAAAAGTATATTCTATAACCTTTAGCAATGGGATTACTCATAGATTTTTATATAAAGTTAAATATCTCCAAGTGATTAGAACAAAAGAAAAGTTTTTATATAGAAAATTCGAACCACAAATAGTAGAATACCTAAATGAAAATAATTCTATAACTCGAAAGGATATTGAAACTATAACAGGGCTATCTCATTCAAGTGCAAATGCTCTTCTATTAGAATTATTAGAAAAACAAATTATTGAGAAAAAGGGAAATTCAGTTGCAACAAGATACTTTTTAAGGGCATAG
- a CDS encoding helix-turn-helix transcriptional regulator, which produces MSYFKSKKELDAFKILFKLKKKRIEKCKTQKDVARISGISQSHISEVENGLESPTLRTVEQIANSLKVNPLELLEIVN; this is translated from the coding sequence TTGTCGTATTTTAAGAGTAAAAAGGAGTTGGATGCTTTCAAGATATTATTTAAACTTAAGAAAAAGCGGATTGAGAAATGTAAAACTCAAAAAGATGTAGCCAGAATATCAGGGATATCTCAAAGTCATATAAGCGAAGTGGAAAATGGACTGGAGAGTCCGACGTTGAGGACAGTAGAACAAATTGCTAATTCCCTAAAGGTAAATCCTCTTGAATTATTAGAAATTGTAAACTAG
- a CDS encoding type II toxin-antitoxin system HicA family toxin translates to MKSYSSRELVKILLADGWYEVACIGDHHQYKHPLKKGKVTIPHPNKDLPIKTVKSIFKQAGIDLN, encoded by the coding sequence ATGAAGTCATACTCTTCAAGGGAACTTGTTAAAATACTATTAGCTGATGGCTGGTATGAAGTTGCGTGTATTGGTGATCATCATCAATATAAACACCCATTAAAAAAAGGTAAGGTAACGATTCCTCATCCTAATAAAGATTTACCTATAAAAACGGTAAAAAGTATTTTTAAACAAGCAGGGATTGATTTAAATTAA
- a CDS encoding aspartyl-phosphate phosphatase Spo0E family protein — translation MQGFLVGIKGNQLEKAIEEVREKMHTSINVNGKLSPVTIKLSQELDKLVVAEQLRRMRG, via the coding sequence ATGCAAGGCTTTTTAGTTGGGATTAAAGGTAATCAATTAGAAAAAGCAATCGAAGAGGTAAGAGAAAAGATGCATACAAGCATTAATGTAAATGGAAAATTATCGCCTGTAACTATTAAATTAAGCCAAGAATTGGACAAGTTAGTGGTTGCGGAGCAGTTAAGGAGGATGAGAGGTTGA
- a CDS encoding type II toxin-antitoxin system HicB family antitoxin — protein MNQKDSYTFPAIFTYDDDGVSVEFPDLPGCFSCGDTTEESIKMAKEALALHLYGMEEDNDIIPDAALINKLSLSENQIPMLIEVYMPLYRTAIENQSVKKTLTIPQWLNKLAEKNKINFSQVLQLAIKEQLGIKDRK, from the coding sequence ATGAATCAGAAAGACTCATATACTTTTCCCGCTATTTTCACTTATGATGATGATGGAGTATCGGTTGAATTTCCAGATTTACCCGGATGTTTTTCTTGTGGTGATACTACTGAAGAATCAATCAAGATGGCTAAAGAAGCTTTAGCACTTCATTTATATGGCATGGAAGAAGATAACGATATAATACCAGATGCAGCTCTTATAAATAAGCTTAGTTTATCAGAAAATCAAATTCCAATGCTAATAGAGGTTTATATGCCTCTCTATAGAACTGCTATCGAAAATCAATCTGTAAAGAAAACTTTAACAATACCTCAATGGTTAAATAAATTAGCCGAAAAAAATAAAATTAATTTTTCTCAAGTCTTACAGCTCGCAATTAAGGAACAACTTGGTATCAAGGATAGAAAATAA
- a CDS encoding helix-turn-helix transcriptional regulator, producing MEVYERLKDLRKNVLKLNQEEFSKNIGLSRSNIANIEVGRINLTDRVISDICKEFNVNENWLRTGDGDMFNASFKSDDSFIKNVFTVLEQLSNEEWALLKKIVDKLK from the coding sequence ATGGAAGTTTATGAACGACTTAAAGACTTAAGAAAAAACGTCTTAAAATTGAATCAAGAAGAATTTTCAAAAAATATAGGATTGTCAAGGTCTAATATTGCCAATATAGAAGTCGGTAGAATAAATCTTACTGACAGAGTTATTTCTGATATTTGCAAAGAATTTAACGTTAATGAAAATTGGCTAAGGACTGGTGATGGTGATATGTTTAATGCTTCATTCAAATCAGATGATTCATTTATAAAGAATGTCTTCACTGTACTTGAGCAGCTCTCAAATGAAGAATGGGCATTATTAAAAAAAATTGTAGACAAACTAAAATAA
- a CDS encoding transcriptional regulator — protein MENQRMTPHELTQKTVADIARKRQLKKDGERQALDCCMRNRDKIWKRISRCR, from the coding sequence ATGGAAAATCAAAGAATGACACCTCATGAGCTTACACAAAAGACAGTTGCAGATATAGCAAGAAAAAGACAGTTGAAGAAGGATGGAGAGAGACAAGCATTGGATTGTTGCATGCGAAATAGGGACAAGATTTGGAAGAGAATATCTCGCTGTAGATAA
- a CDS encoding helix-turn-helix transcriptional regulator, whose product MFGERLKELRERQGMSQTDLAEYLNVSRQSVGGYENYTTIPPSDIVIKIADLFNVTSDYLLGRTDEKYNFNELNADDKKLLSMLYEDKDILFKLYENKDILLKLYEIIVSHKITKK is encoded by the coding sequence TTGTTTGGTGAAAGATTGAAAGAACTTAGAGAACGTCAAGGCATGAGTCAAACCGATTTAGCAGAATATTTAAATGTATCTCGGCAATCTGTTGGTGGATATGAAAATTATACAACTATTCCTCCGTCTGATATCGTTATAAAAATTGCAGACCTATTCAATGTTACCAGTGATTATTTACTTGGTCGCACCGATGAAAAATATAACTTTAATGAATTAAATGCTGATGATAAGAAACTTCTATCAATGCTATATGAAGATAAAGATATATTATTTAAATTGTATGAAAATAAAGATATATTATTAAAACTTTATGAGATTATAGTTTCTCACAAAATAACAAAAAAGTAA
- a CDS encoding helix-turn-helix transcriptional regulator: MNERLKAIRKELNLSQDSFAKQLGITGPGISKIESGSRNLTEQMIKSICREFNVNEKWLRTGEGDMFDNLSKAELVANIVGNALKTDDEFVQNIFIALGKMSPEQWDKVKKFVKDLK; encoded by the coding sequence ATGAATGAACGCTTAAAAGCTATCAGAAAAGAACTGAATTTAAGTCAAGATTCCTTTGCTAAACAACTTGGTATTACTGGGCCTGGAATTTCTAAAATTGAAAGCGGCTCTAGAAATTTGACTGAGCAAATGATAAAATCCATATGTAGAGAATTTAACGTTAATGAAAAATGGCTGAGAACTGGCGAGGGTGATATGTTTGATAATCTATCTAAGGCAGAACTTGTTGCTAACATAGTTGGAAATGCTCTTAAAACAGATGATGAATTTGTTCAAAATATTTTTATTGCCCTAGGGAAAATGTCTCCAGAGCAATGGGATAAAGTAAAAAAATTTGTAAAAGATCTAAAATAA
- a CDS encoding VRR-NUC domain-containing protein, with the protein MLTIKESQEQAWLFQWAGYYEQRFPELRLLFHVPNGGRREKREAASLKRQGVKAGVPDLVLPSPHGGYCGLYIELKAGKNKTSKEQDEWIELLKEQGYFVTVCYGWREAADTIENYLMQPRTTILKNIS; encoded by the coding sequence ATGTTAACAATAAAAGAATCACAAGAGCAAGCATGGTTGTTTCAATGGGCAGGATATTATGAACAAAGGTTTCCAGAATTGCGGCTATTATTTCATGTCCCAAATGGTGGTAGAAGAGAAAAAAGGGAAGCTGCTTCATTGAAAAGGCAAGGTGTAAAAGCAGGTGTACCTGATTTAGTTTTACCTTCACCACATGGTGGTTATTGTGGACTTTATATTGAACTTAAGGCTGGTAAAAATAAAACAAGTAAAGAGCAAGATGAATGGATAGAGCTATTAAAAGAGCAAGGCTATTTTGTTACTGTCTGTTATGGATGGAGAGAAGCAGCAGATACAATTGAAAATTATTTGATGCAGCCAAGAACTACAATATTAAAAAATATAAGTTAA